Genomic window (Kangiella profundi):
ATTACCATTGGCCCGGACATGTTGGTTGCCAGCCCAGCAATAAACCAACGCAGCCAATATGCGGCCTCCGAGTTTCATACTTTTATAGAGTCTGAATCCGAGGGACATCAACTGGTCAAAGCATATAGCGAAGAAGGTTATGATTTAATCAAAATCTATGACGGTCTGAGTCGAGAGAACTTTACAGCTATTAGCCATGCCTCTGAAAAATTTAATATCCCTTTTGCTGGTCACTCTCCATTCGCTGTTTCCCTTGATCAGCTTCTGGCTTCAAACATTCAAAGTATTGAACATATAGAAATGCTGTATCAGGCAGCTCTAAACTACTCCCGTGAACAAAGTGACCTGGATGCTTTAATTCTTACTTTAAAACAAAATCCAAAACCTGTTACCACAACTCTGATTGTGTATGACGAGTTAGCGCAAGCTGCAGAGTTAAAGTCTGAATACCTTGAAAGCAAACCGATGGAATATATTCCTGATGTTATAGAGAGCATTTTTTCTCCGGGGATTGAGCACATCATGCAGGATAAGAACCCAGAATCCTGGCGTTCAAAAGCAGATTATTTAGGTTTAATGGCTAAGCAACTTTACGCTGCCAATATCCCTATGCTTCTCGGCTCCGATGCAGGGGCCAACTATACTATAAATGGCATTGGCGCTATCCAGGAAATGCAGCTTTTGAAGGGTTATGGGGTTCCAGCTGAGTCTATTCTTATTAGTGCCACGTTGAACCCGGCCAACGCTCTCGGACTTAGCAACAACGGACAGGTAGCCGAAGGGTACAAAGCAAACCTCATTATCACCGACACAGATCCCAGGACTGATTTATCAACATTCTATGAGCTCAATGGACTGATTAAAGACGGTATCTATTATGACAAGAAAGCTATTTTGCAGATGAAATTAAAAGCCAAAGAGCATATGCCCAGTTATGAATTCCTGGGATGGTATTTAATCAATTGGTGGCAAAGTTAAGTTTCACGACAAAAAAGCCCCTCGCATGGAGGGGCTGTTTTTAGTTTCTAACTTTAAAGACTAACCGCCGACTACGGCTCGCATCAT
Coding sequences:
- a CDS encoding amidohydrolase family protein produces the protein MHRLKFIIKSIVVVSIILLLTVLASVPYALYSPQSPIVNGITANRILLKNVNILSADFKSILPHHTVVIEDGIITKLPESTPADDNFDLVIDGHGRYLMSGLTDVHTHIYDRSDLLLNLAHGVTQVRVMHGLKLQLALKKEIQSGITIGPDMLVASPAINQRSQYAASEFHTFIESESEGHQLVKAYSEEGYDLIKIYDGLSRENFTAISHASEKFNIPFAGHSPFAVSLDQLLASNIQSIEHIEMLYQAALNYSREQSDLDALILTLKQNPKPVTTTLIVYDELAQAAELKSEYLESKPMEYIPDVIESIFSPGIEHIMQDKNPESWRSKADYLGLMAKQLYAANIPMLLGSDAGANYTINGIGAIQEMQLLKGYGVPAESILISATLNPANALGLSNNGQVAEGYKANLIITDTDPRTDLSTFYELNGLIKDGIYYDKKAILQMKLKAKEHMPSYEFLGWYLINWWQS